TGAAGGCGGAACTGGCAGGCCTTGCATATCTCGCCCGTCGTCGGCTGGCCACATATCTTACAGCGGTTCAGCTCGCTCGTCCTCTTTGTGTAGGTCTTCGCTATCAGCGGGAAGAGCTTGTCGTAGCTCCTGAGTATCTGGTACTTCGTTCCAGGGTGTTTCTCCTCCATCTCGTTGAGCCAGTCGCGTATTTCCGCTCTGAAAGCCTCGACCGCGTAGGGGCACTCGCTCAGGTCGACTTCTATGTTGTTCAGAACGGCGTAGAGGACAATCTCCTTCTCGGGAATCTCACGGAGAGGCTTTATCCTCGGGACGAGCTCTGGATGGATTTCCTCGTAGTAGGGGCCAGTTCTCCCCAGTCTTGCTATATCTCCCCTGAGGATGTTCATTATGAACATCTGAACCTCGTCGTCGAGGTTGTGGCCCACGGCCAGCTTGTCGGCGCCGACGTCTTTGGAAGCGTAGTTGAGGAGCCAGCGCCTCCAGACACCGCAGTAGGAGCAGGCACCTACCCTTTCCTTCTTCTCGAAGCTCCCCATTATCTCAACCGTCTCGTCAAGGGTGAATCCGATGTACTCCTTGAAGGAATAAACGCGGTGCTCTATTCCGAGCTTCTTCGCGTTCCTCTTCGCTATCTCAACGCTTGGGGGCCTGTAACCGGCTATTCCCTCGTCTATGGTTATCGCGACGAGTTCAAACGGAAACTTCTCGCGGAGTTTCGCCAGAAGGTGCATAAGAACGACGCTGTCTTTTCCCCCGCTGACTCCAACCGCTATTCTCTCGCCCTTTTCTATGAGGCGGTACTTCTTGACGGTCTCCTTGAACTTCTTCTCCACCATCTCGTTGAAGTGCTTGTGGCAGTAGTATCTACCAGTGTAGCGCGCGTGGTAGACCGCTGGACGACCGCACTTGGAGCAGACCGCTGGCATGGGTTGCCCTAAGAAAAGGCTTTTAAAAAGGTTGGGTGCCCCTTCAATTGGGAGAAGGTTATGGGATACAAGGTTTTTAGAACGGGTTTCGGTGCCCTTGATGAGATGCTCGGTGGTGGCATAATCGAGGACGGAATCCTTCTCATCGTCTACAACACGGGTTCCTATGGATGGGCGCTCGGAGTCGAGGTGTTCAAGGCGTTTCTCGCACGGGGCTGGTATGGGGTCGTGACAAACTATTCCCTCCCATACAGCCTTTTGAGGAAGTATGCGATGGCGGTTCGCTTCGGTTTCCAGACTCTCGGCAGGGAAGACCGCCTGGCGGTGGTTGATGTCTTCGGCTCCGTCAACGGGATTCAGCTGAGGGAACCCTTCGTGTACTCTGTGGGACAGGTTGACGGTAGCACGTTCCTCCCCAAGATGCTGGCCCTCTACAAGACCCTAATTTCGAACCGGCCCAAGAGAATCGGTCTGACTGTGACTATGGACGGTTTCGTTGAGGTCTTTGGCGAGGACACCGGGATGAGGATTCTAAAGAAGAACATGGCAATAAAGGAGAGCTATCCGCGTGCGGGGGGAGAGGAGGTTCTCAACATATTCCTCATAAACAGGGACCGGGTTTCGCCAAGGTTCCTCTCGTGGCTCTCCCAGTACTCCGAACACATAGTGGAACTTCGGCCAACGGAGAGGCCCGGCGTCGAGAACATCCACGTTGTCAAGTCCCTGCTCCCCGATTTCGAGCCATCAACTGGAATCTTCAGGTTCAAAAAGGGAAGGGTGGAAATCCTGCCTACCTTGCGAGATTGAGTATCGCGGGCAGGACGTTCAGGGCCAGGAGGAACAGTCCGATTCCTATCGTCGCGTATCTTATTGGCCTCGCGACCTTCTCGGGCAGGTACTCCTTTATCACGTCGTCGAGCATCCTTCCACCGTCGAGGGGAACCAGTGGGAAGAGGTTCATGAGGCCTATACCTATGTTGAGCATGTAAATCCAGTAGAGCGAGAAGAACAGTGGCAGGATTATGTTGTCGTGCCCGACCTTCGAGGTCACGTACTGGGTTGGACGTATTCCTATGAATCCCTTACCGGGGTTAT
The Thermococcus sp. 21S9 DNA segment above includes these coding regions:
- a CDS encoding TIGR00269 family protein: MPAVCSKCGRPAVYHARYTGRYYCHKHFNEMVEKKFKETVKKYRLIEKGERIAVGVSGGKDSVVLMHLLAKLREKFPFELVAITIDEGIAGYRPPSVEIAKRNAKKLGIEHRVYSFKEYIGFTLDETVEIMGSFEKKERVGACSYCGVWRRWLLNYASKDVGADKLAVGHNLDDEVQMFIMNILRGDIARLGRTGPYYEEIHPELVPRIKPLREIPEKEIVLYAVLNNIEVDLSECPYAVEAFRAEIRDWLNEMEEKHPGTKYQILRSYDKLFPLIAKTYTKRTSELNRCKICGQPTTGEICKACQFRLQVERKAREKGLTFRVE